The segment TGGGTATTTCGTTCCTGGCTATAGCCCCAATGACCGAAGCGCAGATGCTTCAAAAGCCACAATTTGTAGCAGGAAAACAGCAGGAGGCTCCAGCCTTGTTGACAAAAGCATTGCCTACTCCGGGTAGCAGCGGAATCAATGTTTCAGGCAAGCTGATGCCTGCAGTGAACTCCACTACTCAGCTTTCTAAGCAAACTGAAAGAGTAAGAATCTCTGGAACGGTGACTTCAGCAGAGATGGGATCAATGCCGGGCGTGGTAATCACCACCAACGGTACTGCCGTGGGTGCTACTAACAGTGATGGTACTTTTTCCATCCAGGTACCCAAGGGGCAGGAAGTAGTTTTCTCGTTTGTGGGGTTTACTTCGCTTAGAAGAACCTTCACCCAAGACGAAACCAACCTAACCCTCTCCCTGGTGCAGGACAGCCAGCAGCTGAATGAAGTGGTGGTAACCGCGTTGGGGATTGAGCGTGAGCAGAAAGCGTTAGGGTATGCTACCCAAACCATCAACAGCGAAGCGTTAACCGATGCCATGCCGAACAACTTCGCGCAGGCTTTATCTGGTAAGGTAGCTGGTTTGAACCTGATCTCCCCGGGTTCTGGTCCTGTGAACTCCACCCGTATCAGCTTAAGAGGAGATAACTCCCTGAACCCAGGCGGGAACAATGCCCTGATTGTATTAGATGGGGTGCCCATGAGCAGTGAAATGACCAGTTCAGGGGTAGACAACGCGTATGGAGCTGGTTCAGGGAATGATATTCCGGTGGATTTCGGGAATGGCATTGCCGACATTAACCCGAATGACATTGAAAGCATTACGGTACTGAAAGGCCCAAGTGCCGCGGCCCTTTACGGGAGCCGGGCGGCCAACGGAGCATTGATTATCACCACCAAATCTGGGGCTCGCAGAGACAAAGGAATTGGGGTAACCGTAAACACCAACATAAGCTTTAACAATGTTCTGAAATGGCCAGATTACCAGTATGAATATGGCCAGGGCACCGGAAAATCCTTTAACGCCGCCGGGGAGCCTTATTACTCGTATGGCGCTTCGGCAGACGGAGCCAACACCGGCAGTACCAGTAGTGCCTTTGGTCCGAAGTTTAATGGCCAGTTTTACTACCAGTATGATCCAACCTTAGAAAAGCAGTCGGCTGAAAGACAACTCTGGAGACCTTACAAAGACAACATCAAAGGATTCTTCAGAACCGGGTACACGCTCACCAATAACGTAGCCCTGGAAGGTGGAGGAGAGAATGGCTCGGTAAGAGCTTCCCTTACCCACACTAAAAACGAGTGGATCATGCCCAACACAGGGTTTGAGCGCTTAACTGCCGCTTTAAGCGTGAACCAAAGCATTTCAAAGCGGTTAAAGCTTACCTCTAAAGTCAACTTCACGAACAAGAAGAGCGATAAACTGCCGGGCACGGGCTACAGTAACCAATCTATTGCCTATTTCATGATTTTCCAGAACCCTAACGTGGATCTGGCCTGGTACAAGCCAAGATGGAAAGCCGGACAGGAGCAATTGCAGCAGATCCACCCGTTCAGTTCTTTCATTGACAACCCGTATGTGATTGCCTATGAGATGACCAACTCCCTGAATAACTACTCTCTGGTGGGGAACCTGGCGGCTACTTATGAGTTCTCGCCTAAACTGGACCTTATGGTCCGCTCAGGAATTGACTTTACCTCCGAAGATCGTGCCCTGCGCCGTCCTTTTAACACGGCCAATTTCCAGTTCGGGTACTACAAAGAGCAGAACATTTTTGATTACGAAATGAACACAGATGCCTTGCTTACATATAAAGAGAAGTTAGGCAGCAGGATTGACGTAAGAACCTCAGTAGGTGGTAACCTGAGAAACCAAAGGTACCGCGGGACAGATGGCGTGGTAGATGGATTGGTGATACCCGGAGTTTACAAACTGTCAAATGGGGTAGGCAACGCCATGATGGCCACCCGTCACAGAAACAGAGAGGTGAACAGCTTGTACGCCTTGGCCGCCTTCTCATTTGAAGACAAGATCTTTGTAGACCTGACCGCCCGTAATGACTGGTCCAGTACACTTCCGGTACAAAACAGCTCCTTTTTCTATCCGTCTATCAGCTCCAGCTTTATCTTAACTGATCTGTTCAGATTGCCTACTGCTATTTCTTTTGCCAAGCTGAGGTTGTCTGCGGCCCAGGTGGGGAGTGATACCGATCCGTACAGAACCAGAAAATACTATGGCCAAAGCGATTTCGCTGGCTCAGGCTCTGTTCCTACCACGCTCCACAACATGAACTTCAAACCAGAGATTACCACCAGCTATGAGGCCGGTATGGAGTACATGCTCTTCAACGGCAGAATTGGGTTAGATGCCACGGTTTACAGAAACTACACCAAAAACCAGATTTTGGAAATTCCGGTAGATCCTACCACGGGTTACACCAGAGCTGTGTTGAACGCGGGTAAAGTCAGAAACCAGGGAGTGGAACTGGTATTGAATGCCAGACCCATTGACTTGGCCAATTTCAAGTGGAGATCAACAGTAACCTGGTCTAAAAACGATAACAAGGTCCAGAAACTTGCCGACGGGATTGAAGACCAGCAGGTGCTGGGAGTAGGTGGACAGGCGTCCATCATTGCTAAAGTAGGCGGTACCACCGGTGACATTTACGGTTTTGGGTTTGTGAGAAGCCCCGAGGGGAAGATTGTGTATGACAACAGCGGTTTGCCTGCCTACCCCGATGAAGTACAGTACATTGGCAATGCTTACGCTGATTGGAAAGGCGGTTTCCTGAATGAGTTTTCCTACAAGAATTTCAGGTTCAGCTTCCTGCTGGATGGTTCTTACGGAGGTATCATTTACTCCCAGACGCACCACAAAATGTCTGAGCAGGGCAAGTTGAAACACACCTTAATGGGACGCGAAGAAGGCTTCATCATTGGGGACGGCGTGGTGTTGAATGGAGACGGTACTTACACCCCGAATACCAAGAAAGTAAACCCTGCTGACTACTACGCCAGGTACTACCGCCGCGCGAACGTAGAATCTAACTCCTTTGATGCCTCTTACCTGAAGCTGAGAGAAGTTCGTTTGGAATTCAACCTGCCTAAAGCTCTTTTGGCCAGAACCAAATTCTTCAATGGCGCCAGCTTTGCTTTGTATGGTCGTGATCTGGCCATGCTGACCGACTTCCCGATTTTTGACCCGGAAACCGCTGCCCTGAACGGGAGCAACATCATGCCGGGCATTGAAATGGGCCAGATGCCTTCCACCAGAACCATGGGCATGAACGTGACCCTTAAATTCTAAGCCTACTTAAGTCTAGCCTTTTCACATCAATGTTTCAGAACTGCCGGTAGCTTCTCAAAGTCTGCCGGCGGTTCTTCTAAAGAACTTAGAACCATGACATCTATAAAGAAGACCTTTGTTTTACTCCTTGCCCTAGGTGCTTTCACCACGGCTTGTACCGATGATTTTGAGGAGGTGAACACAGACCCCAACCGAATTGAGTTAATTAGCCCGGGTACGTTGCTGAACCCTATCATCTATGAGATGAGCAGCTTCAACGCGAACCGGGCAGATGATTTCACCTTTCATTTGATGCAAGTGTCGCTTCCGTTTCCAAGTCCGTCTGGCGGGATTCACCGCTATGATGTAACGGAGAATGCCGGAAGCTCTACCTGGAACACCTATTACCGCTGGTTAACCAACATAAAAGAAATGCAGGCGGCGGCAGTAAAAGCCAATGACCCCAACTATGAGGCAATTGCGCTTACCTTAAATGCCTGGGGCTACTCTCTGCTCACTGACAGCTTTGGTGACGTGCCCATGACGGAAGCGACCCGGGGCGATGAAGGCATCTTATATGCCTCCTTTGATACGCAGAAGTCTATCTATACCAAGATCCTGGCAGACCTTGAGACCGCCAATAGCAAGTTTGATCCTACTAAAACCATGATTTACGGCGATGACATCCTGTATCGCAAAGACGTGACCAAGTGGCGCAAATTCTGCAACTCTTTACGGTTGAGATTACTGCTCAGAGTTTCCAAAAGAGAGGAGATGAACGCGGCTGCAAAAATGGCGGAGATCATCAACAACCCAGCTAAATTCCCGGTTTTCACTTCCAACGCAGATGCTGCCATCTTACAGATTTCAGGGGTTCCGCCAATGATTTCTCCTTGGGGGCGGGCAGTAGACTTTAGAACTGGCAGGGCTGCTTCTTCTTTTTTCATTGATCATCTGAATGCACTAAATGACCCACGCCGGGCAAAATTCTTCACCCAGGCCACTTCAAAAGATGGAAGAACGCAGATGGGGTACAAAGGCATACCCAGCGGATATGAAGGAAGCGACACCCAATTCAACTATGCTCCTTCTACCTTCAACATTGCCCTGGTGACCGCTCCCATGATTACGGTGATCATGCCGTACTCCGAGGTAGAGTTCATTAAAGCTGAACTGATTCAGAAAGGCATAGTGACCGGTGATGCCAAAACCGTCTATGAAAAAGGAGTGAAGGCCGCTATTGAGCAGTGGGGAGCCGTGGTACCAGCCGACTATTTTACCAACCCAGCCGCGGCGTACAATGGCACCTTTGAGCAACTCATGCTGCAGAAGTACCTGGCGTTGTTCTTTGTTGATTACCAGCAGTGGTTTGAATACCGTCGTACGGGTTTTCCGGTACTCCCCACCACAAACTCCATGATGAATAACAAAGTAGTGCCGGTTCGTTTCAGGTACCCAACTACGGTGCAAACCAATAACCCTGAAAACTACAGGATAGCTGTGGAAATGATGGGCGGTGATGACATCAACACCAAGGTTTGGTGGGAAAAATAAACCTGAGCAAGCTCTCCTCAGCATTCTAAGCTTACTGCGCTTTTCTACAACTTGGGCGCAGTAAGCTTCCTTACTTTCATCACATCTAACCAAACAGACTATGAGAACCGTAACACCTTGGAAGCTGCTTTTCTGTTTCTTTATAGGCGTGCACGCCAACGCAATGGCTCAAGGAAAAATCTCACTTACCAATTACACCTTCAAACCCAACTCAACCAAAGTGGGCAAGGTCATGGTTTCGCCTTCTGAAAAAGGAAAGGTAAAGCTGGTAGGTGCTTCTGCAAATACCTTCACGTTAGGGAAAGACAATTCTCTTATGCTTAAGAAGGCCATTTCTGACCCTTGGGTTGACGTAGTTTTGGCAGTAGAGCAGGGGCAAAGCACGGTACAAGACACCTTCCGGATTGTCAAAGACGAGTTCATCAACAACCAGGTGATTGCGCACCGCGGAGCCTGGAAGAACACGGGCGCTACTGAGAACTCTGTATCTGCTTTGCAGCACGCCATCAGGTTAGGTTGCGCTGGTAGCGAGTTTGACGTGCACATGTCTTCAGATTCGGTGCTGTTCATTCACCATGACCAAGATGTGGACGGTATTCATATTGAGAAAACGCCAGCCGCAGAACTGGCTAAACTGAAGTTGCCCAACGGCGAATTCCTTCCTACGCTGGATGCCTATCTGCTAGCCGGACTCAACCAAAATAAAACCAAACTGATTCTTGAAATTAAGCCTTCAGCCATCAGCAAAGAACGTGGTCAGGCCTTGGCCCGGAAAGTGGTGGAAACGGTGCAGAAACACAAAGCGCAGGGTTGGGTAGACTACATCAGTTTTGACTATGCCATCTGCCAGAAAGTAAAGGAGCTGGAGCCTCCCGCTAAAGTGGCCTACCTCAACGGCGAGAAAGCTCCCGCAGAACTGGCTAAAGACCAACTATACGGCTTTGATTACAACCAGAGCGTCTTGAAGAAGAACCCGCATTGGATAGAAGAAGCGCACAAGTTAGGTTTAACCGTTAACTCCTGGACGGTCAACTCCCCCGAAATGATGGACTGGCTACTAGAGCGCAAAGCAGATTTTATCACCACCAATGAGCCGGAACTACTGCTGGAGAAAATAAAGAAGTTAGCTAACAATTAAGGTTTGTTAACTGGAGAAATCTCTCGCAAGAGAACCTCGTTTCTTTTTCTATTTGTCGTCCTGAAAGGATCTTGTGGGTAAACGAGATCAAGTTTTACTCCAAATTCTACTGCCGTTTTTGGCCTTAAATAGCTAAAACACCCCTAAAGCGGGAGTACCACATAACCGCAAAAAGGATCATTCTTGATCTATTCTGTCAATTACTCATTCCCTCAATCATTCATTTATCACATGTTTAGAAGAAAATTCCTCCAGAGTGTAGGTGCGTTAGGCCTTAGTTTAACCTTGCCGGTTGGTGCCGTACAAGCGCAAACTCCCAAGAAATCCTCGGGCCAGAAAGTAAACCTGTCGCTTATTGCCATTAAAGGTAAGGTGCAGTCGGGCGGCAAAGGAATACCCGGGGTGGTGGTCACCGATGGCATGAACCTGGTGGTCACCGATAAGGCGGGAAAGTACTCTCTGGAAAGCAACGCCACTGCTGAGTTCGTGTACATCTCCATTCCCCGGGGGTATGCCATCCCCAATGATAAAGGAGTGGCTCAGTTTTTTAAACCGCTTCCTAAAGACAAATCAAATTTTACCGCCGATTTTGATCTGCAGAAATTAACCCAGGACGATACCAAACACAATTTTGTGGTGTGGGCCGATCCGCAGATGATCAACAAAAAGGATGCGGAAGAATTGGTGAACACTTCAGCCCCAGATTTGAAAAAGCTGGTTGACGGCTACAGCAAAGACACGCTTTTTCACGGCATTGGCTGCGGAGACCTGGTATGGGACAAGTTTGAATTGTATGAGGACTACAAGAAAGCAATAGAGATCTCCGGCATTCCGTTTTATCAGGTCATTGGCAACCACGACATGGATTTGACCGCCCGCACCGATGACGGCTCTGCCGATACTTTCAAGAAGCTGTTCGGGCCTACTTATTACTCCTATAACCGCGGTGATGTGCATTATGTGGTGCTAGACGATGTCTTCTTCATAGGCACCGCTAAACGGTACATTGGCTATCTCACTGAGAAGCAGTTGCAGTGGTTGGAGCAGTATTTGTCTTTTGTGAAGCCGGGCAGCACGGTGGTGGTGTCGGTGCACATTCCGGTGAACAGTGGCGAGAAAAGACGCATGAACCTCAAAGACGAGTCATTAGGGGGCGTGGTGTCTAACCGCAAGGAATTGTATCGCCTGCTCAAGCCCTACAAAGCGCACATCATGTCGGGCCACACACATGTTTGTGAGAAAGTCATAGAGGGCGACATCATTGAGCATACCCACGGGGCGGTGTGCGGTGCCTGGTGGACCGGCCCTATCTGCACTGATGGCTCTCCCAGCGGCTACGGCGTGTATGAAGTGAATGGCTCTGAACTGAACTGGTACTATAAATCAGTGGGCCATGAGCGCGACCACCAGTTCAGGATGTACCCCAAAGGTACCGTGAAAGACCGTCCTGAGGAAGTGGTGGTGAACGTCTGGAACTGGGACCCCGAGTGGAAAGTAGTTTGGTTTGAAGACGGCGTGCGCAAAGGCGAAATGAAACAGGAGATGGGCTTGGATCCTCTTTCGGTGCAGCTGCACGCCGGGCCTACTATGCCGGCCAAGCACAAGTTCGTAGACCCCACCATGACCGACCATTTGTTCTGGGCCAAACCATCGGCGGGTGCCAAGCAGATCAAAATTGAAGTGACCGATAGGTTTGGGAAAGTGTATTCTGAGGCCTTAGCCGTTTAGAAGCTTACCTACTATTCCTCCTTACATAAACGTCTAGGGCCTGTTTTCTAAAAACAGGCCCTAGACGTTTATAGGTTTTTTTAGAGATTTTGAAATTGTTTGGGCAGTCTGAATCCCTTATCTTTCTGTTGCCGCTGAGTTACTTTCAGCAGGTAGATTTATTTGAAGCACATGTCTCGTCCTTTTCTTTCCCTCCAGAACGTCACCATCAGACACCAAAACCATGTTCTCTTCCATGACCTTAATTTTGAGGTGCAACCCGGTGAACAATGGGCGTTAATTGGCGAGAGCGGGTCGGGCAAAAGCAGCCTGCTGAAGGCAATTGCCGGAGAAATGAGTGTGGTGGGTGGCCAGGTGAGGTATGGCTTTTATGAGGAGTATCTGGAGCAGCAGCCTGTGCCGGATATCTTTTTCTCCTTCCGCAATCTTTTGGCTATGGTTGGGCAGAAACACACTTTTAAAAACCTATCCACCAATACCAGCACTTTTTACTACCAGCAACGCTACCATGCCACCGATGCTGAGGACGCACCAACAGTTGAGAAATACCTAACCTCAGTACAGCCAGCAGTGTTGGCAGATTCCTGGTGGACGTATGCCAGAGTGATCTCTTCTTTCCGCCTGACGGAGTTGCTGCAAAAGCAATTGATCAAACTTTCTAACGGGGAGACCAAGCGGCTACTCATGGCAGCAGCCATGCTCCAGAACCCAAAACTGCTCCTCCTTGATATGCCGCTTACGGGCTTGGATGTAGAAAGCCGCGCAGGTTTCAACCAGCTTCTTACAGAAATTACTTCTTCAGGCGTTACGGTAATTCTAGCTACCTCAGCGCAGGAAATACCGGAGGCAATCACG is part of the Rufibacter tibetensis genome and harbors:
- a CDS encoding calcineurin-like phosphoesterase C-terminal domain-containing protein is translated as MFRRKFLQSVGALGLSLTLPVGAVQAQTPKKSSGQKVNLSLIAIKGKVQSGGKGIPGVVVTDGMNLVVTDKAGKYSLESNATAEFVYISIPRGYAIPNDKGVAQFFKPLPKDKSNFTADFDLQKLTQDDTKHNFVVWADPQMINKKDAEELVNTSAPDLKKLVDGYSKDTLFHGIGCGDLVWDKFELYEDYKKAIEISGIPFYQVIGNHDMDLTARTDDGSADTFKKLFGPTYYSYNRGDVHYVVLDDVFFIGTAKRYIGYLTEKQLQWLEQYLSFVKPGSTVVVSVHIPVNSGEKRRMNLKDESLGGVVSNRKELYRLLKPYKAHIMSGHTHVCEKVIEGDIIEHTHGAVCGAWWTGPICTDGSPSGYGVYEVNGSELNWYYKSVGHERDHQFRMYPKGTVKDRPEEVVVNVWNWDPEWKVVWFEDGVRKGEMKQEMGLDPLSVQLHAGPTMPAKHKFVDPTMTDHLFWAKPSAGAKQIKIEVTDRFGKVYSEALAV
- a CDS encoding SusC/RagA family TonB-linked outer membrane protein, which codes for MTEAQMLQKPQFVAGKQQEAPALLTKALPTPGSSGINVSGKLMPAVNSTTQLSKQTERVRISGTVTSAEMGSMPGVVITTNGTAVGATNSDGTFSIQVPKGQEVVFSFVGFTSLRRTFTQDETNLTLSLVQDSQQLNEVVVTALGIEREQKALGYATQTINSEALTDAMPNNFAQALSGKVAGLNLISPGSGPVNSTRISLRGDNSLNPGGNNALIVLDGVPMSSEMTSSGVDNAYGAGSGNDIPVDFGNGIADINPNDIESITVLKGPSAAALYGSRAANGALIITTKSGARRDKGIGVTVNTNISFNNVLKWPDYQYEYGQGTGKSFNAAGEPYYSYGASADGANTGSTSSAFGPKFNGQFYYQYDPTLEKQSAERQLWRPYKDNIKGFFRTGYTLTNNVALEGGGENGSVRASLTHTKNEWIMPNTGFERLTAALSVNQSISKRLKLTSKVNFTNKKSDKLPGTGYSNQSIAYFMIFQNPNVDLAWYKPRWKAGQEQLQQIHPFSSFIDNPYVIAYEMTNSLNNYSLVGNLAATYEFSPKLDLMVRSGIDFTSEDRALRRPFNTANFQFGYYKEQNIFDYEMNTDALLTYKEKLGSRIDVRTSVGGNLRNQRYRGTDGVVDGLVIPGVYKLSNGVGNAMMATRHRNREVNSLYALAAFSFEDKIFVDLTARNDWSSTLPVQNSSFFYPSISSSFILTDLFRLPTAISFAKLRLSAAQVGSDTDPYRTRKYYGQSDFAGSGSVPTTLHNMNFKPEITTSYEAGMEYMLFNGRIGLDATVYRNYTKNQILEIPVDPTTGYTRAVLNAGKVRNQGVELVLNARPIDLANFKWRSTVTWSKNDNKVQKLADGIEDQQVLGVGGQASIIAKVGGTTGDIYGFGFVRSPEGKIVYDNSGLPAYPDEVQYIGNAYADWKGGFLNEFSYKNFRFSFLLDGSYGGIIYSQTHHKMSEQGKLKHTLMGREEGFIIGDGVVLNGDGTYTPNTKKVNPADYYARYYRRANVESNSFDASYLKLREVRLEFNLPKALLARTKFFNGASFALYGRDLAMLTDFPIFDPETAALNGSNIMPGIEMGQMPSTRTMGMNVTLKF
- a CDS encoding SusD/RagB family nutrient-binding outer membrane lipoprotein, which codes for MTSIKKTFVLLLALGAFTTACTDDFEEVNTDPNRIELISPGTLLNPIIYEMSSFNANRADDFTFHLMQVSLPFPSPSGGIHRYDVTENAGSSTWNTYYRWLTNIKEMQAAAVKANDPNYEAIALTLNAWGYSLLTDSFGDVPMTEATRGDEGILYASFDTQKSIYTKILADLETANSKFDPTKTMIYGDDILYRKDVTKWRKFCNSLRLRLLLRVSKREEMNAAAKMAEIINNPAKFPVFTSNADAAILQISGVPPMISPWGRAVDFRTGRAASSFFIDHLNALNDPRRAKFFTQATSKDGRTQMGYKGIPSGYEGSDTQFNYAPSTFNIALVTAPMITVIMPYSEVEFIKAELIQKGIVTGDAKTVYEKGVKAAIEQWGAVVPADYFTNPAAAYNGTFEQLMLQKYLALFFVDYQQWFEYRRTGFPVLPTTNSMMNNKVVPVRFRYPTTVQTNNPENYRIAVEMMGGDDINTKVWWEK
- a CDS encoding glycerophosphodiester phosphodiesterase; its protein translation is MRTVTPWKLLFCFFIGVHANAMAQGKISLTNYTFKPNSTKVGKVMVSPSEKGKVKLVGASANTFTLGKDNSLMLKKAISDPWVDVVLAVEQGQSTVQDTFRIVKDEFINNQVIAHRGAWKNTGATENSVSALQHAIRLGCAGSEFDVHMSSDSVLFIHHDQDVDGIHIEKTPAAELAKLKLPNGEFLPTLDAYLLAGLNQNKTKLILEIKPSAISKERGQALARKVVETVQKHKAQGWVDYISFDYAICQKVKELEPPAKVAYLNGEKAPAELAKDQLYGFDYNQSVLKKNPHWIEEAHKLGLTVNSWTVNSPEMMDWLLERKADFITTNEPELLLEKIKKLANN